A genomic segment from Agrobacterium vitis encodes:
- the rpsL gene encoding 30S ribosomal protein S12, with product MPTVNQLIRKPRQAQVKRNKVPALQENPQKRGVCTRVYTTTPKKPNSALRKVAKIRLTNGFEVIGYIPGEGHNLQEHSVVMIRGGRVKDLPGVRYHIIRGVLDTQGVKNRKQRRSKYGAKRPK from the coding sequence ATGCCTACCGTAAATCAGCTGATCCGCAAGCCGCGTCAGGCGCAGGTAAAGCGCAACAAGGTTCCTGCCTTGCAGGAAAATCCACAGAAGCGCGGCGTTTGCACCCGCGTTTATACAACGACCCCGAAGAAGCCGAACTCGGCTCTGCGTAAGGTTGCCAAGATCCGTTTGACCAATGGCTTCGAAGTCATCGGCTACATTCCGGGTGAAGGCCACAACCTGCAGGAACACTCTGTCGTCATGATCCGTGGCGGCCGCGTAAAGGACTTGCCCGGCGTTCGTTACCACATCATCCGTGGTGTTCTCGATACCCAGGGTGTCAAGAACCGTAAGCAGCGCCGTTCCAAGTATGGTGCAAAGCGTCCGAAGTAA
- the tuf gene encoding elongation factor Tu, whose protein sequence is MAKSKFERNKPHVNIGTIGHVDHGKTSLTAAITKYFGEFKAYDQIDAAPEEKARGITISTAHVEYETPARHYAHVDCPGHADYVKNMITGAAQMDGAILVCSAADGPMPQTREHILLARQVGVPAIVVFLNKVDQVDDAELLELVELEVRELLSSYDFPGDDIPVVKGSALAALEDSDKKIGEDAIRELMAAVDAYIPTPERPIDQPFLMPIEDVFSISGRGTVVTGRVERGIVKVGEEVEIVGIRATSKTTVTGVEMFRKLLDQGQAGDNIGALVRGVNRDGVERGQILCKPGSVKPHKKFMAEAYILTKEEGGRHTPFFTNYRPQFYFRTTDVTGIVSLPEGTEMVMPGDNVTVQVELIVPIAMEEKLRFAIREGGRTVGAGIVASIIE, encoded by the coding sequence ATGGCAAAGAGTAAGTTTGAGCGCAACAAGCCGCACGTTAACATCGGCACGATCGGCCACGTTGACCACGGCAAGACATCGCTGACGGCAGCAATCACGAAGTATTTCGGCGAGTTCAAGGCGTATGACCAAATCGACGCCGCTCCGGAAGAAAAGGCACGTGGTATCACCATTTCGACGGCCCACGTTGAATATGAAACACCTGCCCGTCACTACGCTCACGTTGACTGCCCCGGCCACGCCGACTACGTCAAGAACATGATCACCGGTGCAGCGCAGATGGACGGCGCGATCCTGGTTTGCTCGGCTGCTGACGGCCCGATGCCGCAGACCCGCGAGCACATCCTGCTGGCCCGTCAGGTTGGCGTTCCCGCGATCGTCGTGTTCCTGAACAAGGTTGACCAGGTTGACGACGCCGAACTTCTGGAACTGGTCGAACTGGAAGTGCGCGAACTTCTGTCGTCCTACGACTTCCCTGGTGACGACATTCCGGTTGTCAAGGGTTCGGCTCTGGCCGCTCTTGAAGATTCGGACAAGAAGATCGGCGAAGACGCGATCCGCGAACTGATGGCGGCTGTTGATGCCTACATCCCGACGCCTGAGCGTCCGATTGACCAGCCGTTCCTGATGCCGATCGAAGACGTGTTCTCGATCTCTGGCCGTGGTACGGTTGTGACGGGCCGCGTTGAGCGTGGTATCGTCAAGGTTGGCGAAGAAGTCGAAATCGTCGGCATCCGCGCGACCTCGAAGACGACGGTTACCGGCGTTGAAATGTTCCGCAAGCTGCTCGATCAGGGCCAGGCAGGCGACAACATCGGCGCCCTGGTTCGCGGTGTGAACCGTGACGGCGTTGAGCGTGGTCAGATCCTGTGCAAGCCCGGTTCGGTTAAGCCGCACAAGAAGTTCATGGCAGAAGCCTACATCCTGACGAAGGAAGAGGGCGGCCGTCATACACCGTTCTTCACTAACTATCGTCCGCAGTTCTACTTCCGCACGACGGACGTGACCGGCATTGTTTCTCTGCCTGAAGGCACGGAAATGGTTATGCCTGGTGACAACGTAACGGTTCAGGTTGAGCTGATCGTTCCGATCGCGATGGAAGAAAAGCTGCGCTTCGCGATCCGCGAAGGCGGCCGTACCGTCGGCGCCGGCATCGTCGCTTCGATCATTGAGTAA
- the rpsS gene encoding 30S ribosomal protein S19, whose translation MARSVWKGPFVDGYLLKKAEKVRESGRSEVIKMWTRRSTILPQFVGLTFGVYNGSKHIPVSVNEDMVGHKFGEFAPTRTYYGHGADKKAKRK comes from the coding sequence ATGGCTCGTTCAGTATGGAAAGGCCCCTTCGTTGACGGCTACCTTCTTAAGAAGGCTGAAAAAGTTCGCGAGAGCGGTCGTAGCGAAGTGATCAAGATGTGGACCCGTCGGTCCACGATCTTGCCTCAGTTTGTCGGTTTGACGTTCGGCGTCTATAACGGCAGCAAGCATATCCCGGTCAGCGTCAACGAAGACATGGTTGGCCATAAATTCGGTGAATTCGCTCCGACCCGGACCTATTACGGTCACGGTGCGGACAAGAAAGCGAAGAGGAAGTAA
- the rpsJ gene encoding 30S ribosomal protein S10, with translation MNGQNIRIRLKAFDHRVLDASTREIVSTAKRTGASVRGPVPLPTRIEKFTVNRSPHVDKKSREQFEMRTHKRLLDIVDPTPQTVDALMKLDLAAGVDVEIKL, from the coding sequence ATGAACGGCCAGAATATCCGTATCCGCCTGAAGGCGTTTGATCACCGGGTTCTCGATGCCTCTACGCGGGAGATCGTTTCTACCGCCAAGCGCACCGGTGCAAGCGTCCGCGGCCCGGTTCCGCTTCCGACCCGTATTGAAAAATTCACCGTCAACCGTTCGCCCCACGTCGACAAGAAGAGCCGCGAACAGTTTGAAATGCGCACGCATAAGCGTCTGCTGGACATCGTTGATCCGACTCCGCAGACCGTCGATGCTTTGATGAAGCTCGACCTGGCTGCTGGCGTAGACGTCGAAATCAAGCTTTAA
- the rplB gene encoding 50S ribosomal protein L2, translating to MALKNFNPTTPSQRQLVIVDRSGLYKGKPVKSLTEGLSSKGGRNNLGRITVRFQGGGHKRTYRLVDFKRRKFDVEGTVERLEYDPNRTAFIALITYADGEQAYILAPQRLAAGDKVIASDKAVDVKPGNAMPLQYVPVGSIVHNVELKPGKGGQVARSAGAYVQLVGRDAGMAILRLSSGEQRLVHGTCLATVGAVSNSDHGNINDGKAGRSRWRGKRPHVRGVVMNPVDHPHGGGEGRTSGGRHPVSPWGKPTKGKRTRSNKSTDKFIMRSRHQKKK from the coding sequence ATGGCATTGAAAAATTTCAATCCGACAACCCCGAGCCAGCGTCAGCTGGTCATCGTTGACCGGTCGGGCCTTTACAAGGGCAAGCCTGTCAAGTCGCTGACCGAGGGTCTGTCTTCGAAGGGCGGTCGCAACAATCTCGGTCGCATCACCGTTCGCTTTCAGGGCGGCGGTCACAAGCGTACTTATCGTCTGGTGGACTTCAAGCGTCGGAAGTTCGACGTAGAAGGCACAGTCGAGCGTCTGGAATACGACCCCAACCGTACGGCGTTTATTGCGCTGATCACCTATGCCGATGGCGAGCAGGCCTATATCCTGGCTCCGCAGCGTTTGGCAGCCGGTGACAAGGTGATCGCATCGGACAAGGCTGTCGACGTCAAGCCCGGCAACGCTATGCCGCTGCAATACGTCCCAGTCGGCTCCATCGTGCATAATGTCGAGCTGAAGCCCGGCAAGGGCGGTCAGGTTGCCCGTTCCGCTGGTGCCTACGTTCAGCTGGTCGGCCGCGATGCCGGCATGGCTATCCTGCGCCTCAGCTCGGGTGAACAGCGCCTGGTGCATGGCACTTGCCTTGCAACGGTCGGCGCCGTGTCGAACTCCGACCACGGCAACATCAATGACGGCAAGGCTGGTCGTTCGCGTTGGCGCGGCAAGCGCCCGCACGTTCGCGGCGTCGTCATGAACCCAGTCGACCACCCGCACGGCGGTGGTGAAGGCCGCACCTCCGGTGGCCGTCATCCGGTTTCCCCTTGGGGTAAGCCGACCAAGGGCAAGCGTACGCGGTCGAACAAGTCCACGGACAAGTTCATCATGCGTTCCCGCCACCAGAAGAAGAAGTAA
- the fusA gene encoding elongation factor G translates to MAREYKIEDYRNFGIMAHIDAGKTTTTERILYYTGKSHKIGEVHDGAATMDWMEQEQERGITITSAATTTYWKGRDGKMRRFNIIDTPGHVDFTIEVERSLRVLDGAIALLDANAGVEPQTETVWRQAEKYNVPRMIFCNKMDKTGADFYRSVEMIKTRLGATAVVMQLPIGAETEFKGVVDLIEMNALVWRDESLGAAWDVVEIPDDLKEKAVEYREKLIETVVEIDEQAMEDYLNGIMPDNDKIRALVRQGTIEVKFHPMFCGTAFKNKGVQPLLDAVCEYLPSPLDIPAIKGIDVKTDAEIERHPDDAEPLSMLAFKIMNDPFVGSLTFCRIYSGKLEKGASVMNTVKEKRERVGRMLQMHSNSREDIEEAFAGDIVALAGLKESTTGDTLCDPLNQVILERMEFPEPVIQIAIEPKTKGDQEKMGLALNRLAAEDPSFRVKTDQESGQTIIAGMGELHLDIIVDRMRREFKVEATVGAPQVAYRETITRQHEEDYTHKKQSGGTGQFARVKIIFEPNPEGDEFKFDSKIVGGSVPKEYIPGVQKGIESVLSSGPLAGFPMLGVKATLIDGAYHDVDSSVLAFEIASRACFREAAKKAGAQLLEPMMKVEVVTPEDYVGDVIGDLNSRRGQIQGQESRGIAVVINAHVPLANMFKYVDNLRSMSQGRAQYSMVFDHYSPVPSNVAAEIQAKYSGQK, encoded by the coding sequence ATGGCTCGCGAATATAAAATCGAAGACTACCGCAATTTCGGGATCATGGCGCATATCGACGCCGGCAAGACCACGACGACTGAGCGGATTCTCTACTACACCGGCAAGTCGCACAAGATCGGCGAAGTTCATGATGGCGCAGCCACGATGGACTGGATGGAGCAGGAGCAGGAGCGTGGTATCACTATCACCTCTGCTGCGACCACGACCTACTGGAAGGGTCGCGATGGCAAGATGCGCCGTTTCAACATCATCGACACCCCCGGCCACGTCGACTTCACGATTGAAGTCGAACGTTCGCTCCGCGTGCTCGACGGTGCTATCGCACTTCTCGATGCCAACGCCGGTGTTGAGCCGCAGACCGAAACCGTCTGGCGTCAGGCTGAGAAGTACAACGTTCCGCGGATGATTTTCTGCAACAAGATGGACAAGACAGGTGCTGACTTCTACCGTTCGGTAGAAATGATCAAGACCCGTCTCGGTGCCACCGCTGTTGTTATGCAGCTGCCAATCGGCGCTGAAACAGAGTTCAAGGGCGTTGTTGACCTGATCGAGATGAACGCTCTCGTCTGGCGCGATGAATCGCTGGGCGCTGCCTGGGACGTTGTGGAAATCCCCGACGACCTGAAGGAAAAGGCCGTTGAATATCGCGAAAAGCTGATCGAGACCGTTGTCGAGATCGACGAACAGGCGATGGAAGACTACCTGAACGGCATCATGCCTGATAATGACAAGATCCGCGCTCTCGTTCGTCAGGGCACGATTGAAGTCAAGTTCCATCCGATGTTCTGCGGTACGGCCTTTAAGAACAAGGGCGTTCAGCCTTTGCTCGACGCTGTTTGCGAATATTTGCCTTCGCCGCTCGATATCCCTGCCATCAAGGGTATCGACGTCAAGACCGACGCTGAAATCGAACGTCATCCCGATGATGCAGAGCCTTTGTCGATGCTGGCGTTCAAGATCATGAACGACCCCTTCGTCGGTTCGCTGACATTCTGCCGTATCTATTCTGGCAAGCTCGAAAAGGGCGCGTCTGTCATGAACACGGTCAAGGAAAAGCGCGAACGCGTTGGTCGTATGCTCCAGATGCATTCCAACAGCCGTGAAGACATCGAAGAAGCCTTTGCAGGCGACATCGTTGCCCTGGCTGGCCTGAAGGAAAGCACCACGGGCGATACGCTCTGCGATCCCCTGAACCAGGTTATCCTGGAGCGCATGGAATTCCCCGAGCCGGTCATTCAGATCGCCATCGAGCCGAAGACCAAGGGCGACCAGGAAAAGATGGGCCTCGCGCTCAACCGTCTGGCTGCTGAGGACCCGTCCTTCCGCGTCAAGACTGACCAGGAATCCGGCCAGACGATCATCGCCGGCATGGGTGAACTTCACCTCGACATCATCGTCGACCGTATGCGTCGTGAGTTCAAGGTAGAAGCAACTGTCGGCGCGCCGCAGGTTGCCTATCGCGAAACCATTACGCGTCAGCACGAAGAAGACTACACTCACAAAAAGCAGTCTGGTGGTACGGGTCAGTTTGCCCGCGTCAAGATCATCTTCGAACCCAATCCTGAAGGTGATGAGTTCAAGTTCGATTCGAAGATCGTCGGTGGTTCGGTTCCCAAGGAATACATCCCCGGCGTTCAGAAGGGCATCGAAAGCGTTCTGTCTTCCGGTCCGCTGGCTGGCTTCCCGATGCTCGGCGTCAAGGCGACGCTCATCGACGGTGCATACCACGATGTGGACTCGTCGGTTTTGGCCTTCGAAATCGCTTCGCGTGCCTGCTTCCGTGAAGCAGCCAAGAAGGCTGGCGCTCAGTTGCTCGAGCCGATGATGAAGGTGGAAGTCGTGACGCCGGAAGATTACGTCGGTGACGTGATTGGCGACCTGAACTCCCGCCGTGGCCAGATCCAGGGCCAGGAAAGCCGTGGTATTGCCGTTGTCATCAACGCGCATGTACCGTTGGCCAACATGTTCAAATACGTCGACAACCTGCGCTCCATGAGCCAGGGTCGCGCTCAGTACTCGATGGTGTTCGATCACTATTCGCCCGTTCCGAGCAATGTCGCTGCCGAAATTCAGGCAAAGTACTCCGGTCAGAAATGA
- the rplD gene encoding 50S ribosomal protein L4, translating to MELNVKTLEGKDAGTVSLSDAIFGLEPREDIIARMVRWQLAKKQQGTHKTKTRAEVSRTGAKMYKQKGTGRARHHSARAPQFRGGGKAHGPVVRSHEHDLPKKVRALALRHALSAKFKADELIIVDQLVAADAKTKAAVGVFEALGLKNALVIGGVELDVNFKLAAANIPNIDVLPVQGINVYDILRRGKLVLSKAAVEALEERFK from the coding sequence ATGGAACTCAACGTCAAGACCCTCGAGGGGAAGGATGCCGGTACGGTTTCCCTGTCCGACGCCATTTTCGGCCTCGAACCCCGTGAAGATATCATTGCGCGCATGGTGCGTTGGCAGCTTGCCAAGAAGCAGCAGGGCACGCACAAGACCAAGACCCGTGCCGAAGTTTCGCGCACCGGTGCCAAGATGTACAAGCAGAAGGGTACGGGCCGCGCTCGTCACCATTCGGCTCGCGCTCCGCAGTTCCGCGGCGGCGGCAAGGCCCACGGCCCGGTCGTTCGTAGCCACGAGCATGATCTTCCCAAGAAGGTTCGCGCTCTCGCCCTGCGTCACGCTCTGTCTGCTAAGTTCAAGGCTGACGAACTGATCATCGTCGATCAGCTGGTTGCTGCCGATGCCAAGACCAAGGCCGCCGTTGGCGTGTTCGAGGCTCTCGGGCTGAAGAACGCACTGGTGATTGGCGGCGTCGAACTCGACGTCAATTTCAAGCTCGCTGCCGCGAACATCCCGAATATCGATGTTCTGCCGGTTCAGGGCATCAACGTTTATGACATTCTGCGTCGCGGTAAGCTCGTGCTTTCCAAGGCTGCGGTTGAAGCTCTGGAGGAGCGGTTCAAATGA
- a CDS encoding NUDIX hydrolase: MTGHVIEKVLVYATHRDRLLVFDEPDFPHILPQVPGGTIEHGESPSAAACREFEEETGFACPSPPRFLTSVDYRDIRDGVSIHHKRHFFHLPLLHTHYPQSWIHSETKPHGGGDPVQFSFFWLTRDEASHRLGYEHGAALSLLP; encoded by the coding sequence ATGACAGGACATGTCATTGAAAAGGTCCTTGTCTATGCAACGCACCGCGACCGGCTCCTGGTTTTCGATGAGCCGGATTTTCCGCATATTCTACCCCAGGTGCCTGGCGGCACCATTGAACACGGTGAAAGCCCCAGCGCTGCAGCTTGTCGCGAATTCGAGGAGGAGACGGGCTTTGCCTGTCCCTCGCCTCCCCGCTTTCTGACCTCTGTCGATTATCGGGATATTCGAGATGGGGTTTCCATCCACCACAAACGCCATTTTTTCCACCTGCCTTTGCTTCACACTCACTATCCGCAGAGCTGGATTCACAGCGAAACAAAGCCCCATGGCGGTGGCGATCCAGTGCAATTTTCCTTCTTCTGGTTAACCCGAGACGAAGCAAGTCACCGTCTTGGCTATGAGCATGGGGCTGCCCTGTCCCTGCTGCCCTAG
- a CDS encoding 50S ribosomal protein L23 — translation MTDLRHYDVIVSPSITEKSTLVSDFNQVVFNVARTASKPEIKAAVEALFGVKVTAVNTLLRKGKTKRFRGFAGKQKDVKKAIVTLAEGQSIDVSTGL, via the coding sequence ATGACTGATCTTCGCCACTACGACGTGATCGTATCTCCATCGATCACTGAAAAGTCCACGCTGGTTTCCGATTTTAACCAGGTGGTCTTCAATGTCGCCCGGACTGCTTCCAAGCCTGAAATCAAGGCTGCCGTCGAAGCACTGTTCGGTGTCAAGGTCACAGCTGTGAATACGCTGCTCCGCAAGGGCAAGACTAAGCGTTTCCGCGGCTTCGCCGGTAAGCAGAAGGATGTGAAGAAGGCGATCGTTACGCTCGCCGAGGGTCAGTCCATCGACGTCTCCACCGGTCTCTGA
- the rpsC gene encoding 30S ribosomal protein S3, giving the protein MGQKINPIGFRLGINRTWDSRWFADNAEYGKLLHEDLKIRAYLMDELKQAGIAKVVIERPHKKCRVTIHSARPGLIIGKKGADIEKLRKKLSEMTNSETHLNIVEVRKPEVDATLVAQSIAQQLERRIAFRRAMKRAVQSAMRLGAEGIKITCAGRLGGAEIARTEWYREGRVPLHTLRADIDYGVAEATTAYGICGIKVWIFKGEILEHDPMASERRALESDAQGGNNNNRRRENA; this is encoded by the coding sequence ATGGGTCAGAAAATCAATCCAATCGGTTTCCGCCTGGGCATTAACAGGACTTGGGATAGCCGTTGGTTCGCCGACAACGCCGAATATGGCAAGCTTCTTCATGAAGACCTGAAGATCCGCGCCTATTTGATGGATGAGCTGAAGCAGGCCGGTATCGCCAAGGTGGTTATCGAGCGTCCGCACAAGAAGTGCCGCGTCACGATCCACTCGGCCCGTCCCGGTCTGATCATCGGCAAGAAGGGTGCAGACATCGAAAAGCTTCGCAAGAAGCTTTCCGAAATGACCAATTCCGAAACGCACCTCAACATTGTTGAAGTGCGCAAGCCGGAAGTCGATGCTACGCTGGTCGCTCAGTCGATCGCCCAGCAGCTCGAGCGCCGTATCGCGTTCCGTCGTGCCATGAAGCGCGCCGTACAGTCCGCCATGCGTCTGGGTGCCGAAGGCATCAAGATCACTTGCGCTGGCCGTCTCGGTGGTGCCGAAATCGCCCGTACAGAATGGTACCGCGAAGGTCGCGTGCCGCTTCATACGCTGCGTGCCGATATCGATTACGGTGTAGCGGAAGCTACGACCGCTTATGGTATTTGCGGCATCAAGGTCTGGATCTTCAAGGGCGAAATCCTTGAGCACGATCCAATGG
- the rplC gene encoding 50S ribosomal protein L3 encodes MRSGVIAQKVGMTRVYNDAGEHVPVTVLRLDNCQVLAQRTVDKHGYTAVQLGAGQAKVKNTSKAMRGNFAAANVEPKAKLVEFRVSEDNLIEIGAELKAGHFAAGQLVDVTGTTIGKGFAGAMKRHNFGGLRATHGVSVSHRSHGSTGSNQDPGKVWKGKRMAGHMGQTRVTTQNLEVVSTDEDRGLILVKGAVPGSKGSWIIVRDAVKSAAK; translated from the coding sequence ATGCGTTCAGGTGTGATTGCACAGAAAGTGGGAATGACCCGGGTCTATAATGACGCCGGCGAGCATGTCCCGGTAACAGTACTACGCTTGGATAACTGCCAGGTCCTGGCTCAGCGGACTGTCGATAAGCACGGCTACACTGCCGTTCAGCTCGGCGCCGGTCAGGCCAAGGTCAAGAATACATCCAAGGCAATGCGCGGCAATTTTGCCGCTGCAAACGTCGAGCCGAAGGCCAAGCTCGTCGAATTCCGCGTTTCCGAAGACAACCTCATCGAGATCGGTGCTGAGTTGAAGGCTGGTCACTTTGCTGCTGGCCAGCTGGTTGACGTTACCGGCACCACGATCGGTAAGGGTTTTGCCGGTGCGATGAAGCGCCATAATTTCGGCGGTCTTCGTGCAACCCACGGCGTGTCCGTTTCGCACCGTTCGCATGGCTCGACTGGTTCCAATCAGGATCCGGGCAAGGTCTGGAAGGGCAAGCGTATGGCCGGTCACATGGGTCAGACCCGCGTCACCACCCAGAATCTGGAAGTCGTTTCGACCGATGAAGATCGCGGTCTGATCCTTGTGAAGGGCGCTGTGCCCGGTTCCAAGGGTTCCTGGATCATCGTGCGCGACGCCGTCAAGTCGGCAGCGAAGTAA
- the rpsG gene encoding 30S ribosomal protein S7: MSRRHKAEKREINPDPKFGDLVVTKFMNAIMLHGKKSVAESIVYGAFDVVEAKSKAEPIAIFHQALENVAPHVEVRSRRVGGATYQVPVDVRPERRQALAIRWLIIAARKRNETTMVDRLSGELLDASNNRGSAVKKREDTHKMADANRAFSHYRW, encoded by the coding sequence ATGTCCCGTCGCCATAAAGCCGAAAAGCGTGAGATCAACCCGGACCCAAAGTTCGGCGATCTGGTCGTCACTAAGTTCATGAACGCCATCATGTTGCACGGCAAGAAGTCCGTTGCTGAAAGCATCGTCTACGGTGCCTTCGATGTCGTTGAAGCCAAGTCCAAGGCAGAGCCGATCGCAATCTTCCATCAGGCGCTTGAAAATGTCGCCCCGCATGTTGAAGTTCGTTCGCGCCGCGTTGGTGGTGCAACATACCAGGTCCCCGTCGACGTCCGTCCGGAGCGCCGCCAGGCGCTCGCCATTCGCTGGCTGATCATCGCCGCCCGCAAGCGCAACGAGACCACCATGGTCGATCGCCTGTCCGGCGAATTGCTTGATGCGTCCAACAATCGCGGCAGCGCTGTCAAGAAGCGTGAAGACACGCACAAGATGGCCGACGCCAACCGCGCCTTCTCGCATTACCGCTGGTAA
- the rplV gene encoding 50S ribosomal protein L22 has translation MGKAKAERRLKDNEAQAVARTLRVSPQKLNLVAALIRGKKVDRALADLTFSRKRIADTVKKTLESAIANAENNHDLDVDQLIVAEAYVGKSITMKRFHARGRGRASRIEKPFSHLTIVVREVEAKGEAA, from the coding sequence ATGGGCAAGGCAAAAGCCGAACGCCGGCTGAAGGATAACGAGGCGCAGGCCGTTGCGCGCACGCTCCGCGTCAGCCCTCAGAAGCTCAACCTGGTTGCAGCTTTGATCCGTGGCAAGAAGGTCGACCGCGCTCTGGCCGACCTGACATTCTCGCGCAAGCGCATTGCAGATACAGTGAAGAAGACACTGGAATCGGCTATTGCAAACGCCGAGAACAACCACGACCTCGACGTCGATCAGTTGATCGTCGCCGAAGCCTATGTTGGTAAATCGATCACCATGAAGCGTTTCCACGCTCGTGGCCGTGGCCGCGCATCGCGCATTGAAAAGCCATTCTCGCATCTGACGATTGTCGTGCGCGAAGTCGAAGCCAAAGGGGAGGCCGCATAA